A part of Streptomyces sp. NBC_00557 genomic DNA contains:
- a CDS encoding AMP-dependent synthetase/ligase, producing MREFSLPALYEVPADGNLTDIVRRNAAQHPDVAVIARKVAGVWQDVTARAFLAEVHAAAKGLVAAGVQPGDRVGLMSRTRYEWTLLDFAIWSAGAVTVPVYETSSPEQVQWILSDSGATACIVELAGHAAAVESVRESLPALKHVWQIEAGGVEELVRLGQDVSDETVEERSSLAKADDPATIVYTSGTTGRPKGCVLTHRSFFAECGNIVERLRPLFRTGECSVLLFLPLAHVFGRLVQIAPMMAPIKLGCVPDIKNLTDELAAFRPTLVLGVPRVFEKVYNSARAKAQADGKGAVFDKAADTAIAYSKALDSPSGPSFGLKLKHKVFDRLVYSKLRAVLGGRGEYAISGGAPLGERLGHFFRGIGFTVLEGYGLTESCAATAFNPWDRQKIGTVGQPLPGSVVRIADDGEVLLHGEHLFKEYWNNPGATAEALADGWFHTGDIGTLDEDGYLRITGRKKEIIVTAGGKNVAPAVIEDRIRAHALVAECMVVGDGRPFVGALVTIDEEFLGRWATEHGKPAGSTAASLKDDPDLIAAIQAAVDDGNAAVSKAESVRKFRILPSQFTEESGHLTPSLKLKRNVVAKDYADEIEALYAK from the coding sequence TTGCGCGAGTTCAGCCTTCCGGCTTTGTACGAGGTCCCTGCGGACGGCAATCTGACCGACATCGTCCGCAGAAACGCCGCGCAGCATCCCGACGTCGCCGTCATCGCCCGCAAGGTGGCCGGTGTCTGGCAGGACGTGACGGCCCGGGCGTTCCTGGCCGAGGTGCACGCCGCCGCCAAGGGCCTCGTCGCGGCCGGGGTGCAGCCGGGCGACCGGGTGGGCCTGATGTCCCGCACCCGCTACGAGTGGACGCTGCTGGACTTCGCCATCTGGAGCGCGGGCGCGGTCACCGTGCCGGTGTACGAGACCAGCTCGCCCGAGCAGGTGCAGTGGATCCTGTCCGACTCGGGCGCCACCGCCTGCATCGTGGAGCTGGCGGGCCACGCGGCGGCCGTGGAGTCGGTGCGCGAGTCGCTGCCCGCCCTCAAGCACGTCTGGCAGATCGAGGCCGGCGGCGTGGAGGAGCTGGTGCGGCTCGGGCAGGACGTGTCGGACGAGACGGTCGAGGAGCGCAGCTCGCTGGCCAAGGCCGACGACCCGGCCACCATCGTGTACACGAGCGGCACCACCGGCCGCCCCAAGGGCTGTGTGCTCACCCACCGCAGCTTCTTCGCCGAGTGCGGCAACATCGTGGAGCGGCTGCGCCCGCTGTTCCGTACCGGCGAGTGCTCGGTGCTGCTCTTCCTGCCGCTCGCCCATGTCTTCGGCCGGCTGGTGCAGATCGCGCCGATGATGGCGCCGATCAAGCTGGGCTGCGTCCCGGACATCAAGAACCTCACCGACGAACTGGCCGCGTTCCGGCCGACGCTGGTCCTCGGCGTCCCGCGGGTCTTCGAGAAGGTGTACAACTCGGCGCGCGCCAAGGCGCAGGCGGACGGCAAGGGCGCGGTCTTCGACAAGGCGGCGGACACCGCGATCGCCTACAGCAAGGCGCTGGACAGCCCGTCGGGCCCGTCGTTCGGCCTGAAGCTCAAGCACAAGGTGTTCGACCGGCTGGTCTACAGCAAGCTGCGCGCGGTGCTCGGCGGCCGGGGCGAGTACGCCATCTCCGGCGGCGCCCCGCTGGGCGAGCGGCTCGGCCACTTCTTCCGTGGCATCGGCTTCACGGTGCTGGAGGGCTACGGCCTGACCGAGTCCTGTGCGGCGACGGCGTTCAACCCGTGGGACCGGCAGAAGATCGGCACGGTCGGGCAGCCGCTGCCGGGTTCGGTGGTGCGGATAGCGGACGACGGTGAGGTGCTGCTGCACGGCGAGCACCTGTTCAAGGAGTACTGGAACAACCCGGGCGCGACCGCGGAGGCGCTGGCCGACGGCTGGTTCCACACCGGGGACATCGGCACCCTGGACGAGGACGGCTATCTGCGGATCACCGGCCGGAAGAAGGAGATCATCGTCACGGCGGGCGGCAAGAACGTCGCCCCCGCGGTGATCGAGGACCGGATCCGGGCGCACGCGCTGGTCGCGGAGTGCATGGTGGTGGGCGACGGGCGGCCGTTCGTGGGCGCGCTGGTCACCATCGACGAGGAGTTCCTGGGCCGTTGGGCCACCGAGCACGGCAAGCCGGCCGGCTCCACCGCGGCGTCGCTGAAGGACGACCCGGATCTGATCGCGGCGATCCAGGCGGCGGTCGACGACGGCAACGCCGCGGTGTCGAAGGCGGAGTCGGTGCGGAAGTTCCGCATTCTGCCGTCGCAGTTCACGGAGGAGTCGGGCCACCTGACCCCGTCGCTGAAGCTGAAGCGGAACGTGGTGGCCAAGGACTACGCGGACGAGATCGAGGCGCTCTACGCCAAGTAG
- a CDS encoding metallophosphoesterase family protein, with the protein MASTRPGNRRTRVHVVSDVHGNVRDLARAGEGADALICLGDLVLFLDYADHSRGIFPDLFGKENADRIVELRTARRFEEAREFGARLWAGIGADRASAIEKAVRKQYAELFAAFPTPTYATYGNVDMPPLWREYAGPGTTVLDGERVEIGGWTFGFVGGGLRTPMRTPYEIGDEEYAAKIEAVGEVDVLCTHIPPEVPELVYDTVARRFERGSRALLDAIRRTRPRYALFGHVHQPLVRRMRIGATECVNVGHFAGTGRPWALEW; encoded by the coding sequence ATGGCATCCACACGCCCCGGAAACCGAAGGACGCGCGTCCACGTGGTCAGCGACGTGCACGGCAACGTCCGCGACCTGGCGCGGGCCGGCGAGGGGGCCGACGCCCTGATCTGCCTGGGCGACCTGGTGCTCTTCCTCGACTACGCCGACCACTCGCGCGGCATCTTCCCGGACCTGTTCGGCAAGGAGAACGCCGACCGGATCGTCGAGCTGCGCACCGCCCGGCGGTTCGAGGAGGCGCGGGAGTTCGGCGCCCGGCTGTGGGCGGGCATCGGCGCGGACCGGGCGTCGGCCATCGAGAAGGCGGTGCGCAAGCAGTACGCCGAGCTGTTCGCCGCGTTCCCCACCCCGACGTACGCCACCTACGGCAACGTCGACATGCCGCCCCTGTGGCGGGAGTACGCCGGCCCCGGCACCACCGTCCTCGACGGCGAGCGGGTCGAGATCGGCGGCTGGACCTTCGGCTTCGTCGGCGGCGGGCTGCGCACCCCGATGCGCACGCCGTACGAGATCGGCGACGAGGAGTACGCGGCGAAGATCGAGGCGGTCGGCGAGGTCGACGTGCTGTGCACGCACATCCCGCCGGAGGTGCCGGAGCTGGTGTACGACACGGTCGCCCGCCGCTTCGAACGCGGCAGCCGCGCCCTGCTGGACGCCATCCGCCGCACCCGGCCCCGCTACGCGCTCTTCGGCCATGTCCACCAGCCGCTCGTGCGCCGTATGCGCATCGGCGCGACGGAGTGCGTGAACGTCGGCCACTTCGCCGGGACGGGCCGGCCCTGGGCGCTGGAATGGTGA
- a CDS encoding SRPBCC family protein gives MAEHTSSSITIEAAPADVMGVIADFARYPDWTGEVKEAEVLKTDDQGRAEQVRLVMDAGAIKDDQTLAYTWTGDNEVSWTLVKSQMLRSLDGSYILKPTGPSTTEVTYLLTVDVKIPMLGMIKRKAEKVIIDRALAGLKKRVESGQK, from the coding sequence ATGGCGGAACACACCAGCTCGAGCATCACCATCGAGGCGGCACCGGCCGACGTCATGGGGGTGATCGCCGACTTCGCCCGCTATCCCGACTGGACCGGTGAGGTGAAGGAGGCGGAGGTCCTCAAGACCGATGACCAGGGCCGTGCCGAGCAGGTCCGCCTCGTCATGGATGCCGGCGCCATCAAGGACGACCAGACGCTGGCCTACACCTGGACCGGCGACAACGAGGTCTCCTGGACCCTGGTCAAGTCCCAGATGCTGCGCTCCCTCGACGGCTCCTACATCCTCAAGCCCACCGGCCCGTCCACCACCGAGGTCACCTACCTCCTCACCGTGGACGTCAAGATCCCCATGCTCGGCATGATCAAGCGCAAGGCGGAGAAGGTCATCATCGACCGCGCGCTGGCGGGCCTGAAGAAGCGCGTGGAGTCGGGGCAGAAGTAG
- a CDS encoding ArsA family ATPase has translation MRTILITGPGGGGRTTIAAATALAAAREGARTLLLGADRTDTLGAALGSATGPAPHEAAPHLTVWRPDAAERFREDLTAFQDRAANVLDLLGAARLDAEEVTPLPGAEELSFLRALRDAALSERFDLLVVDLPPQPQALALLGLPEELRRYLRRLLPPERQAARALRPVLGRLAGVPMPSDWLYETAARWDVELAAVEAVLTDRDTVVRLVAEPGPAGADAVRTAGLGLALRGLRTEALIANRTLPESTPDSWLSSLLAQQRKTLADWQEQPYDVHPVPHLGRDPRGADDLAALAVPGVKPAPAPVEWPVEDRRSEDGVLVWHIPLPGAIRDELDLIRRGDELVISAGPFRRIVPLPSALRRCGVAGAGLREGELRIRFAPDPDLWPATGR, from the coding sequence ATGCGCACCATCCTGATCACGGGCCCGGGCGGCGGCGGTCGTACCACGATCGCCGCCGCCACCGCGCTCGCCGCCGCCCGCGAGGGCGCCCGCACCCTCCTGCTCGGCGCCGACCGCACCGACACCCTCGGCGCCGCGCTGGGCTCCGCGACAGGACCGGCGCCGCACGAGGCCGCGCCGCACCTCACCGTCTGGCGGCCCGACGCCGCCGAACGCTTCCGCGAGGACCTCACCGCCTTCCAGGACCGCGCCGCGAACGTCCTCGACCTGCTCGGCGCCGCCCGGCTGGACGCCGAGGAGGTCACCCCGCTGCCCGGCGCCGAGGAACTGTCCTTCCTGCGCGCCCTCCGGGACGCGGCCCTGTCCGAGCGGTTCGACCTCCTCGTCGTGGACCTCCCGCCGCAGCCGCAGGCCCTCGCGCTGCTCGGCCTGCCCGAGGAGCTGCGCCGCTATCTGCGCCGTCTGCTCCCGCCCGAGCGGCAGGCGGCCCGCGCCCTGCGCCCGGTCCTCGGGCGGCTGGCCGGCGTGCCGATGCCGTCCGACTGGCTGTACGAGACGGCGGCCCGCTGGGACGTCGAACTGGCCGCCGTCGAGGCCGTCCTCACCGACCGGGACACCGTCGTACGCCTGGTCGCCGAGCCCGGCCCGGCCGGCGCCGACGCCGTGCGGACCGCGGGGCTCGGCCTCGCCCTGCGCGGCCTGCGCACCGAGGCCCTGATCGCCAACCGCACCCTGCCCGAGAGCACCCCGGACAGCTGGCTGTCCTCCCTGCTCGCCCAGCAGCGCAAGACGCTCGCCGACTGGCAGGAGCAGCCGTACGACGTCCATCCCGTGCCGCACCTCGGGCGCGACCCGCGCGGCGCCGACGACCTCGCCGCCCTCGCCGTACCCGGCGTCAAACCAGCGCCCGCCCCGGTCGAGTGGCCCGTCGAGGACCGCAGGAGCGAGGACGGCGTGCTGGTCTGGCACATCCCGCTGCCCGGCGCCATACGGGACGAGCTGGACCTGATCCGGCGCGGCGACGAACTCGTGATCAGCGCCGGCCCGTTCCGCCGGATCGTCCCGCTGCCCTCCGCCCTGCGCCGCTGCGGCGTCGCCGGCGCCGGCCTGCGCGAGGGCGAGCTGCGCATCCGGTTCGCCCCGGACCCCGACCTGTGGCCCGCGACCGGACGGTGA
- a CDS encoding DUF5304 domain-containing protein, translating into MSEERPASDSPEEHAEQGRATDADAWATACAEDLAAEKARRRAEHGPQPGSAAEELKRLVDTVAEKLSGLQSPVLGGLAGPAAQQVVRQVVQQAKAAVEPVIDRNPEVFDHLAAAGSELLAAYRSAVQAQERRWTARTADDLTREDPGGRRDGGEGTGPGERIDLD; encoded by the coding sequence ATGAGCGAAGAGCGTCCCGCATCCGACTCGCCCGAGGAACACGCGGAACAGGGGCGGGCGACCGACGCCGACGCCTGGGCCACGGCCTGCGCCGAGGACCTCGCCGCCGAGAAGGCCCGCCGCCGCGCCGAGCACGGCCCGCAGCCGGGCTCGGCCGCCGAGGAGCTGAAGAGGCTCGTGGACACGGTGGCCGAGAAGCTGTCCGGTCTGCAGTCACCGGTCCTCGGCGGCCTCGCCGGACCCGCCGCCCAGCAGGTGGTACGGCAGGTCGTCCAGCAGGCCAAGGCCGCCGTCGAGCCCGTCATCGACCGCAACCCCGAGGTCTTCGACCATCTCGCCGCGGCCGGCAGCGAACTGCTCGCCGCCTACCGCTCCGCGGTCCAGGCCCAGGAGCGCCGCTGGACCGCCCGCACGGCCGACGACCTCACCCGCGAGGATCCCGGCGGCCGGCGCGACGGAGGCGAGGGCACCGGCCCGGGGGAGCGCATCGACCTGGACTGA
- a CDS encoding ROK family glucokinase: protein MGLTIGVDIGGTKIAAGVVDEEGNILSTFKVPTPTTPEAIVDAIASAVEGARAGHEIVGVGIGAAGYVNRQRSTVYFAPNIDWRNEPLKDKVEARVGLPVVVENDANAAAWGEYRFGAGKGHRNVICITLGTGLGGGIIIGNKLRRGHFGVAAEFGHIRMVPDGLLCGCGSQGCWEQYASGRALVRYAKQRANATPERAEVLLALGDGTPDGIEGKHISVAARQGCPVAVDSYRELARWVGAGLADLASLFDPSAFIVGGGLSDEGELVLDPIRKSYKRWLVGGNWRPVADVIAAQLGNKAGLVGAADLAREPDPIM from the coding sequence ATGGGACTCACCATCGGCGTCGACATCGGCGGCACCAAGATCGCGGCCGGCGTGGTCGACGAGGAAGGCAACATCCTCTCGACCTTCAAGGTGCCGACCCCCACCACGCCCGAGGCCATCGTGGACGCCATCGCCTCGGCGGTGGAGGGTGCGCGCGCCGGGCACGAGATCGTCGGCGTGGGCATCGGCGCGGCCGGTTACGTCAACCGCCAGCGCTCCACGGTGTACTTCGCGCCCAACATCGACTGGCGCAACGAGCCGCTGAAGGACAAGGTCGAGGCCCGCGTGGGCCTCCCGGTCGTGGTCGAGAACGACGCGAACGCCGCCGCCTGGGGCGAGTACAGGTTCGGCGCCGGCAAGGGCCACCGCAACGTCATCTGCATCACGCTCGGCACCGGCCTCGGCGGCGGCATCATCATCGGCAACAAGCTGCGCCGCGGCCACTTCGGCGTCGCCGCGGAGTTCGGGCACATCCGGATGGTCCCGGACGGCCTGCTGTGCGGCTGCGGCTCGCAGGGCTGCTGGGAGCAGTACGCCTCCGGCCGCGCCCTGGTGCGCTACGCCAAGCAGCGCGCCAACGCCACCCCCGAGCGCGCCGAGGTGCTGCTGGCGCTGGGCGACGGCACGCCCGACGGCATCGAGGGCAAGCACATCTCCGTGGCCGCCCGCCAGGGCTGCCCGGTGGCCGTGGACTCCTACCGCGAGCTGGCCCGCTGGGTCGGCGCCGGCCTGGCCGACCTGGCCTCCCTCTTCGACCCCTCGGCGTTCATCGTCGGCGGCGGCCTCTCCGACGAGGGGGAGCTGGTCCTCGACCCGATCCGCAAGTCCTACAAGCGCTGGCTGGTCGGCGGCAACTGGCGTCCCGTGGCCGATGTGATCGCCGCCCAGCTCGGCAACAAGGCGGGCCTGGTGGGCGCGGCGGACCTGGCGCGGGAACCCGACCCGATCATGTGA
- a CDS encoding endonuclease/exonuclease/phosphatase family protein — protein MATPLLPNSRTEPDGAAVIRVLSYNIRSMRDDTRALARVITACAPDLVLIQEAPRFFRWRKKLARLAAASGQVVLTGGATAAGPAILCSLRATVERTEDVLLPLTPGLHRRGLATAVVRFGGARLGVISCHLSLEANERYEQGGMLLDRLAGLGAEHALAGGDLNEGPGGRTFRRLSASLQDCRAVAPWGGDATWPHSDPPRRIDAVFATKGVEVLGCGVPLDQPGVTRADLTAATDHLPVLAAVRVPAA, from the coding sequence ATGGCAACCCCGCTGCTCCCCAACTCCCGTACCGAGCCGGACGGTGCCGCCGTCATCCGCGTCCTGAGCTACAACATCCGCTCGATGCGCGACGACACCCGGGCCCTGGCCAGGGTGATCACCGCGTGCGCCCCCGACCTGGTCCTGATCCAGGAGGCCCCCCGTTTCTTCCGCTGGCGCAAGAAGCTGGCCCGGCTGGCGGCGGCCTCCGGCCAGGTCGTCCTCACCGGCGGCGCCACCGCGGCGGGCCCCGCGATCCTGTGCTCGCTCCGGGCCACCGTGGAGCGGACCGAGGACGTGCTGCTGCCCCTCACCCCCGGACTGCACCGGCGCGGCCTCGCCACGGCGGTGGTCCGCTTCGGCGGCGCCCGCCTGGGCGTGATCAGCTGCCATCTGAGCCTCGAGGCGAACGAGCGGTACGAGCAGGGCGGCATGCTCCTCGACCGGCTGGCCGGACTCGGGGCGGAGCACGCCCTCGCGGGCGGCGACCTGAACGAGGGCCCCGGCGGCCGGACCTTCCGCCGGCTCTCCGCGAGCCTCCAGGACTGCCGGGCCGTCGCCCCCTGGGGCGGCGACGCGACCTGGCCGCACAGCGACCCGCCGCGGCGCATCGACGCCGTGTTCGCGACCAAGGGCGTCGAGGTGCTCGGCTGCGGGGTGCCCCTGGACCAGCCGGGCGTCACCCGCGCCGACCTGACGGCGGCCACGGACCATCTCCCGGTCCTCGCCGCGGTGCGCGTACCCGCGGCGTGA
- a CDS encoding serine hydrolase domain-containing protein encodes MSGKQEQLAAFVETAAEEHGVAGAAVAVLADGEETYAAWGVTNVEHPLPVDERTLFPVASVSKTFTATALMRLAEQGRLDLDAPVRRYVPELRLADEGAAARITVLNLLNHTAGLDWNLVDADEGDGSLAAFVARLDRLPLIAPPGARASYSQAGYNLLGRVVEHVTGLPFEKAVAGLLLRPLGLADTVFDLDDVVVRRFAVGHNRAADGTLTPARPWKSWRAGLRGNNPGGGIVSSASDLLRWARFQLGDGEGLLPAGTLRRMREPTVALRGSTLGDAFGICWFLRDVQGVRTAGHGGSGNGQFAELLLVPGRDVAVVSLANSGPDGYQFNQAVLKRALELFVGVAEREPEPLPYDEERAREVVGRYRIDAMNLDIAADAGRLTLAVGIRPGIRAASDAQMPPDHPAAEIGFLPGDGDEYVVTEGGLKGQRGFFSRAADGTVTGVDLAGRLFPRA; translated from the coding sequence ATGTCCGGGAAGCAGGAGCAGCTGGCCGCGTTCGTGGAGACGGCGGCCGAGGAGCACGGGGTGGCGGGAGCCGCCGTCGCCGTGCTGGCCGACGGCGAGGAGACGTATGCCGCGTGGGGCGTGACGAACGTCGAGCACCCCCTGCCGGTCGACGAGCGCACCCTCTTCCCGGTCGCCTCGGTGAGCAAGACCTTCACGGCGACCGCGCTGATGCGCCTGGCCGAGCAGGGCAGGCTGGACCTCGACGCGCCGGTGCGCCGGTACGTCCCGGAACTGCGCCTCGCCGACGAGGGGGCCGCCGCCCGGATCACCGTGCTGAACCTGCTCAACCACACGGCGGGCCTGGACTGGAACCTGGTCGACGCGGACGAGGGCGACGGCTCGCTCGCCGCGTTCGTCGCCCGGCTGGACCGGCTGCCGCTGATCGCGCCGCCGGGGGCCCGCGCGTCGTACAGCCAGGCCGGTTACAACCTGCTCGGCCGGGTGGTGGAGCACGTCACCGGCCTGCCGTTCGAGAAGGCGGTCGCCGGCCTGCTGCTGCGGCCGCTGGGCCTCGCCGACACCGTCTTCGACCTGGACGACGTCGTGGTCCGCCGGTTCGCCGTGGGGCACAACCGCGCCGCCGACGGCACGCTGACACCCGCCCGGCCCTGGAAGTCCTGGCGGGCCGGTCTGCGCGGCAACAACCCGGGCGGCGGGATCGTCTCCTCGGCGAGCGACCTGCTGCGCTGGGCGCGGTTCCAGCTGGGCGACGGGGAGGGCCTGCTGCCCGCCGGCACCCTGCGCCGCATGCGGGAGCCCACCGTCGCACTGCGGGGCAGCACGCTCGGCGACGCCTTCGGCATCTGCTGGTTCCTGCGGGACGTGCAGGGCGTGCGCACGGCCGGCCACGGCGGCTCGGGCAACGGCCAGTTCGCCGAGCTGCTCCTCGTCCCCGGGCGGGACGTCGCCGTCGTCTCGCTGGCCAACTCCGGCCCGGACGGCTACCAGTTCAACCAGGCGGTGCTGAAGCGGGCGCTGGAGCTGTTCGTCGGAGTGGCCGAGCGGGAGCCGGAGCCGCTGCCGTACGACGAGGAGCGGGCGCGGGAGGTCGTCGGGCGGTACCGGATCGACGCCATGAACCTCGACATCGCGGCGGACGCCGGCCGGCTCACGCTGGCGGTCGGCATCAGACCGGGGATCCGGGCGGCCTCGGATGCGCAGATGCCGCCGGACCATCCGGCGGCGGAAATCGGCTTCCTGCCGGGGGACGGTGACGAGTACGTCGTGACCGAGGGCGGCCTGAAGGGCCAGCGGGGTTTCTTCTCCCGCGCGGCCGACGGCACGGTGACGGGCGTCGACCTGGCGGGACGCCTCTTCCCACGGGCCTGA
- a CDS encoding TetR/AcrR family transcriptional regulator, producing MPRDTLTQEQIVRTAVRLLDEEGLEGLNMRSLGKRLGAAATAVYWHVKNKDDLVLLAADRVWQEVELPPLDPEDWRSTATAMAGRLREMLLRHPWLVQAISSHLLWGAGKARYDDHLLGVFETAGFTAQEADRAAGAVVTYVLGNALGASAAACLTRRFRRAGEDPEERFRETLAEASGAAEAFPRLRARLGTGAATEYAGAPDGSYAEGLRALLAGLRPAGGGTASGTSRPAPGAVR from the coding sequence ATGCCGCGCGACACCCTCACCCAGGAGCAGATCGTCCGGACCGCCGTGCGCCTCCTGGACGAGGAGGGCCTCGAAGGGCTGAACATGCGCAGCCTGGGCAAACGGCTGGGGGCCGCGGCGACCGCCGTCTACTGGCACGTGAAGAACAAGGACGACCTCGTACTGCTCGCCGCGGACCGGGTGTGGCAGGAGGTCGAGCTTCCGCCGCTCGACCCCGAGGACTGGCGGAGCACGGCCACGGCGATGGCCGGCCGGCTGCGCGAGATGCTGCTCCGGCACCCGTGGCTCGTGCAGGCGATCAGCTCGCATCTGCTGTGGGGCGCCGGCAAGGCCCGCTACGACGACCATCTCCTCGGAGTCTTCGAGACGGCCGGGTTCACGGCACAGGAGGCGGACCGGGCGGCCGGTGCGGTGGTGACCTACGTCCTCGGCAACGCGCTCGGCGCGTCCGCCGCCGCCTGCCTGACCCGGAGGTTCCGGCGGGCCGGTGAGGACCCCGAGGAACGCTTCAGGGAGACGCTCGCCGAGGCGTCCGGGGCGGCGGAGGCGTTCCCGCGCCTGCGGGCGCGCCTGGGCACGGGGGCGGCCACGGAGTACGCCGGGGCGCCGGACGGGAGCTACGCGGAGGGGCTGCGGGCACTGCTGGCGGGGCTGCGGCCGGCCGGGGGCGGCACCGCGTCCGGCACCAGCCGACCGGCTCCGGGCGCCGTTCGCTGA
- a CDS encoding alpha/beta hydrolase — MPVLPGAEPYRHEGGEVGVLLCHGFTGSPQSLRPWAEHHAAHGLTVSLPLLPGHGTRWEDMQVTSWQDWYAEVDRELRMLSERCSRVFVAGLSMGGALALRLAARHGERVQGVVLVNPANKVHGLSAYALPVARHLVRTTKGIASDIAKEGAAELGYDRVPLHAAHSLRVFLRRLDVELPQVTQPLLLLRSARDHVVPAADSARVLSRVSSTDVTEIVLEHSYHVATLDVDADRIFEESLGFMGRLAPVLGKEGTAAGG, encoded by the coding sequence GTGCCGGTCCTCCCCGGAGCCGAGCCGTACCGCCACGAGGGCGGGGAGGTGGGGGTCCTCCTCTGCCACGGCTTCACCGGCTCGCCCCAGTCGCTGCGCCCCTGGGCGGAGCACCACGCGGCGCACGGCCTGACCGTGTCGCTGCCCCTGCTGCCCGGACACGGCACCCGCTGGGAGGACATGCAGGTCACCAGCTGGCAGGACTGGTACGCGGAGGTGGACCGCGAGCTGCGGATGCTCTCCGAGCGCTGCTCCAGGGTGTTCGTGGCGGGCCTGTCGATGGGTGGCGCGCTGGCGCTCCGGCTGGCCGCCCGGCACGGCGAGCGCGTGCAGGGCGTCGTGCTCGTCAACCCGGCGAACAAGGTGCACGGCCTGTCGGCGTACGCCCTTCCGGTGGCCCGGCACCTCGTGCGCACGACGAAGGGCATCGCCAGCGACATAGCGAAGGAGGGCGCGGCCGAGCTGGGCTACGACCGGGTGCCGCTGCACGCCGCGCACTCGCTGCGCGTGTTCCTGCGCCGGCTGGACGTCGAGCTGCCCCAGGTCACCCAGCCGCTGCTGCTGCTGCGCAGTGCCCGGGACCACGTGGTCCCGGCGGCCGACTCGGCCCGGGTGCTGAGCCGGGTCTCGTCCACGGACGTGACGGAGATCGTGCTGGAACACAGCTACCACGTGGCGACGTTGGACGTGGATGCGGACCGGATCTTCGAGGAGAGCCTCGGCTTCATGGGCCGGCTCGCACCCGTTCTCGGCAAGGAAGGGACGGCCGCAGGTGGCTGA
- a CDS encoding lysophospholipid acyltransferase family protein, giving the protein MKVAIGGPLKVAFRPWVEGLENIPAEGPAILASNHLSFSDSFFLPAVLDRKVTFIAKAEYFTTPGVKGRLTAAFFKGVGQLPVDRSGARGAGEAAVRSGIEVLERGELFGIYPEGTRSPDGRLYRGKPGGLARVALATGAPVIPVAMIDTEKIQPPGKVVPKLMRPGIRIGKPLDFSRYHGMEHDRFVLRALTDEVMYEIMKLSGQEYVDMYATAAKRQIAEAAKAAKEAEKKDAEKKKAED; this is encoded by the coding sequence ATGAAGGTCGCCATCGGGGGGCCGCTGAAGGTCGCCTTCAGACCCTGGGTGGAAGGCCTGGAGAACATCCCGGCCGAGGGGCCCGCCATACTGGCGAGCAATCACCTGTCCTTCTCGGACTCCTTCTTCCTGCCCGCGGTGCTGGACCGCAAGGTCACCTTCATCGCCAAGGCGGAGTACTTCACGACGCCCGGGGTGAAGGGCCGGCTGACCGCCGCGTTCTTCAAGGGCGTCGGACAGCTCCCGGTGGACCGCTCCGGGGCGCGCGGCGCCGGTGAGGCCGCGGTCAGGAGCGGCATAGAGGTGCTGGAACGCGGCGAGCTGTTCGGCATCTACCCCGAGGGCACCCGCTCGCCCGACGGCCGCCTCTACCGGGGCAAGCCCGGCGGCCTCGCGCGCGTGGCCCTCGCCACCGGCGCTCCGGTCATCCCGGTGGCGATGATCGACACCGAGAAGATCCAGCCGCCCGGCAAGGTGGTGCCGAAGCTGATGCGGCCCGGCATCCGCATCGGCAAACCGCTGGACTTCAGCCGCTACCACGGCATGGAGCACGACCGCTTCGTCCTGCGCGCCCTGACCGACGAGGTCATGTACGAGATCATGAAGCTCTCCGGTCAGGAGTACGTCGACATGTACGCGACCGCCGCCAAGCGGCAGATCGCGGAGGCGGCGAAGGCGGCCAAGGAGGCCGAGAAGAAGGACGCCGAGAAGAAGAAGGCTGAGGACTAG